The following are encoded in a window of Pseudomonas sp. JQ170C genomic DNA:
- a CDS encoding 2OG-Fe dioxygenase family protein, whose amino-acid sequence MDVQQISAHLREHHYCHIRDFRALVPIEPGEEDSFRAYWSNLVRDEAFKAYTHRERRILRYRLLPSRQLQLDRNAAFESAVTYAITYRQGVNHLSYCEEGFLSHPLLHRLLATDLAVIGPHLGRQAYTIDIHLFRVRADAQSSSPTTSGIHQDGLDWVFAHFIGEHNTVPVVSEVFASETEHSRVWNLAMGQFLETLVMNDREIYHRGSNVRPLDDTAPAWRDVLLVGLRSVAPDAEAQRS is encoded by the coding sequence ATGGACGTCCAACAGATTTCGGCGCATTTGCGCGAGCATCACTATTGCCACATCCGGGATTTTCGGGCGCTGGTGCCGATCGAGCCCGGTGAAGAGGACAGCTTTCGCGCGTATTGGTCAAACCTGGTGCGGGACGAGGCGTTCAAGGCGTACACCCACCGCGAACGCCGTATCCTGCGCTATCGACTGTTGCCTTCACGGCAGCTGCAACTCGACAGGAATGCCGCGTTCGAGTCAGCCGTCACCTATGCCATCACCTATCGCCAGGGTGTGAATCACTTGAGCTATTGCGAGGAGGGCTTTCTCTCGCATCCGCTGCTGCACCGGCTGCTGGCCACGGACCTTGCGGTGATTGGCCCGCATCTGGGCAGGCAGGCTTATACGATTGATATCCACCTGTTCCGGGTCAGGGCAGATGCCCAGTCCAGCAGCCCGACCACCTCGGGGATTCATCAGGATGGCCTGGACTGGGTATTTGCGCATTTCATTGGCGAGCACAATACGGTGCCGGTGGTTTCGGAGGTGTTTGCCAGTGAAACCGAACACAGTCGGGTATGGAACCTGGCGATGGGGCAGTTCCTCGAAACCCTGGTGATGAACGACCGCGAGATCTACCACCGCGGCAGTAATGTTCGCCCGCTGGACGATACGGCACCCGCCTGGCGCGATGTGTTGCTGGTGGGCCTGCGCAGCGTGGCACCTGACGCAGAGGCACAGCGTTCATGA
- a CDS encoding ATP-grasp domain-containing protein, translated as MKQDAILFIDVDDSPHVRYRYREPHFAAAREQDLVCLTAAVAGRHHLQRLWDDSDEVFLLESLSELALLGLVGRLEGEYTLRAIFCQAGHSSTHGDVGGIVARACQRLGLVHTCPEAIAACNNKFLMRRVLDKQGLRSVPFALCNDEQALKAGAERVGYPLIAKPPFGGASAFIKKCCNWEELRGHYAHFRRDHGAAVHADFYGVAHTLADGHANVPGCSMLLEGYIPGIEGSVECVVVGRQVHALLINEKLILTERRGTVLENLLISPPASFTEQQCKQIRQYAVDCLRAVGLTNAVVHFEFRMSAEGPVAIEINPRMGGLYVNAAFRDLAAIDPYQLYISVLLGEAGIDVQLVGAAQKVAAAQQRYSMLALFPQHSGHFKGIEGLDFLDQHACVLEYAQQNAGSYIDADIEEHYLLKCWAKVDDAAHAHSLHDAIRQNLRVILDNPAAG; from the coding sequence ATGAAGCAGGATGCCATTCTTTTTATTGATGTCGATGACAGTCCCCATGTTCGCTATCGCTACCGTGAACCGCACTTTGCAGCGGCCCGCGAACAGGACTTGGTGTGTTTGACGGCAGCGGTGGCGGGGCGTCATCACCTGCAACGACTCTGGGATGATAGTGACGAGGTGTTCCTGCTCGAGTCGTTGAGCGAACTCGCCCTCCTGGGCCTGGTTGGCCGACTTGAGGGGGAGTACACCCTGCGGGCGATTTTCTGCCAGGCCGGACATTCGTCGACTCACGGGGACGTGGGGGGGATTGTGGCGCGGGCCTGTCAGCGGCTCGGCCTGGTTCACACCTGCCCCGAGGCCATTGCCGCCTGCAACAACAAGTTCCTGATGCGCCGTGTGCTGGACAAACAAGGGCTTCGCTCCGTGCCCTTCGCGCTGTGCAATGACGAACAGGCCCTCAAGGCGGGGGCTGAGCGGGTGGGATATCCGCTGATTGCCAAGCCGCCCTTTGGCGGTGCTTCCGCGTTTATCAAGAAGTGTTGCAACTGGGAAGAATTGCGCGGCCATTATGCGCATTTTCGCCGCGATCACGGCGCGGCCGTCCACGCGGACTTCTATGGCGTTGCACACACCCTGGCGGACGGGCACGCGAACGTTCCAGGCTGCAGCATGCTGCTGGAGGGATATATCCCGGGCATTGAAGGGAGTGTCGAGTGTGTGGTTGTCGGCCGGCAGGTCCATGCGCTGCTGATCAACGAAAAACTGATCCTCACAGAGCGCCGTGGCACGGTCCTTGAAAACCTGCTGATTTCGCCGCCGGCGTCCTTTACCGAGCAGCAGTGCAAGCAGATCCGCCAGTACGCCGTGGATTGCCTGCGCGCGGTTGGCCTGACCAACGCGGTGGTGCATTTCGAGTTCCGCATGAGCGCCGAAGGCCCTGTGGCCATCGAGATCAACCCGCGCATGGGCGGGCTCTACGTCAATGCGGCGTTTCGTGACCTGGCCGCCATCGATCCCTACCAGCTGTACATCTCGGTATTGCTGGGCGAAGCGGGGATAGACGTGCAGCTCGTTGGCGCAGCGCAGAAGGTCGCCGCAGCGCAACAACGCTACTCGATGCTGGCGCTCTTTCCGCAACACAGCGGCCATTTCAAGGGTATTGAAGGCCTGGACTTCCTGGATCAGCACGCCTGTGTGCTGGAGTATGCCCAGCAGAACGCCGGCAGCTACATCGACGCGGATATCGAAGAGCACTACTTGCTCAAGTGCTGGGCCAAGGTCGACGATGCCGCACACGCCCATTCCCTGCATGATGCAATCAGGCAAAACCTGCGCGTCATCCTCGATAACCCGGCGGCAGGATAG
- a CDS encoding MFS transporter: MSRDSPLARSTRNARLIIIARGISDFGAFLNMVALSTYVYWLSESVVFVSLFLACRVTGGIVASLFGIAFFRRFAGRGALAGLDLARALLLTPLLVLIPAHQLSILPFIAFGIGLCNSLFAIGINSQLPTWVALEQRVSTNAWITSAAATGAVFGSLLSGVLIATAGFEGVFTANIATYVLAAGLILPLRGLYSVAVAAHRGLAAEWHELRTGLRGAPVLAAMLLVSMLDTLGSAAHNVGWPVLSQYISPDTAKTVMGYLLAVWACGKFVGARLASAVLNRGGTHRMERVFMLGVALMSSGFILTFQQTELWLALVLVVWAGLGDGLSEVALVSRAQSEPDSLRLPLFSLLTLIQMAGFGVGMLLVGPFYVAWPPAQVIVVFHGLPLAALVIMALWIKRLPTGVGAWKKY; encoded by the coding sequence ATGAGCCGCGATTCGCCGTTGGCCCGCTCGACCCGCAACGCGCGCCTGATCATCATCGCCAGGGGGATTTCGGATTTTGGCGCGTTCCTCAACATGGTGGCGCTGTCCACCTATGTCTACTGGCTCAGCGAAAGCGTAGTGTTCGTCAGTCTCTTCCTGGCGTGTCGAGTCACTGGCGGGATTGTCGCCAGCCTGTTCGGCATTGCGTTTTTCCGGCGCTTTGCCGGGCGTGGCGCCCTGGCCGGCCTGGACCTGGCCAGGGCGCTGTTGTTGACGCCGCTGCTGGTGCTGATACCGGCGCATCAGCTCAGCATCCTGCCCTTCATCGCCTTTGGGATTGGCCTGTGCAATTCGCTGTTTGCCATTGGTATCAACAGCCAGTTACCCACCTGGGTCGCGCTTGAGCAGCGGGTGAGCACCAATGCGTGGATTACCTCTGCCGCCGCCACCGGCGCGGTGTTCGGCAGCTTGCTGTCGGGGGTGCTGATCGCAACGGCGGGGTTTGAAGGGGTGTTCACCGCCAACATTGCCACCTACGTGCTGGCCGCCGGCTTGATCTTGCCGTTGCGCGGGTTGTACTCGGTCGCCGTTGCTGCGCATCGGGGCCTGGCTGCCGAGTGGCACGAACTGAGAACAGGACTGCGCGGCGCGCCGGTGCTGGCGGCCATGTTGCTGGTCAGCATGCTCGACACCCTGGGTAGCGCCGCCCATAACGTCGGGTGGCCCGTGCTGTCCCAGTACATTTCTCCGGACACGGCGAAAACGGTGATGGGTTACTTACTGGCGGTGTGGGCCTGTGGCAAGTTCGTCGGTGCACGCCTGGCCAGTGCGGTATTGAACCGGGGTGGCACGCACCGCATGGAACGCGTGTTCATGCTTGGTGTGGCGCTGATGTCCAGCGGCTTCATTCTGACCTTTCAACAAACCGAGTTGTGGCTGGCACTGGTGTTGGTCGTGTGGGCGGGCCTGGGGGATGGTCTGTCCGAGGTGGCCCTGGTCTCCCGGGCGCAGAGTGAGCCCGATAGCCTGCGCCTGCCACTGTTCAGTCTGCTGACCCTGATCCAGATGGCCGGCTTCGGCGTGGGGATGCTCCTTGTAGGACCGTTCTATGTGGCGTGGCCCCCGGCCCAGGTGATTGTCGTGTTCCATGGCTTGCCGTTGGCCGCACTGGTCATCATGGCGCTGTGGATCAAAAGGCTGCCGACTGGCGTGGGGGCGTGGAAGAAATATTGA